GGTGCCCGGTGTGGGGGTGCCGCCCGGCCGGCCCCTTTTGTTCGGGTCGCGCTGCTCCTTTTGTTTACAAATAAGCGCGGCCGCGGCCCGGCCCTCCACCGCCACCGCGTGGGGCTCCGTTCCCCCCCACACCGCCACCCCCTTGTCCCCTCCTGCTACCGGGCCGGGTAGCCCTACTCCGGAGCCTCTCGAACACCCCCTACCAGACGGCCAGGCACCCGCCTCCTGTGCGACTGCCCGTTGAAACCGGAGCTCTCCCGGGATGCGCGGCGCTCAGCTCGGTTCGCCCGGCGGCGGCGTGGTCGCTCCCTCCTCGATCTACTTCCCCGGGCTCCTTTCCTGCCCACCCTGCGGGGACCGGAGTCCACCGATCCCTGTTGCGCAGGGGCCTCAGGTTCCCCGTTGCGAAGCTAGCCCCCAGTTCCCCGTTGCAGGGATGCCGCGGTGCCCTCTGGTCTCGGTCCCGGGCAGCGCGAAGGGCCCATTTGTCCTCGGATGAACTCCCCCCGGTGCTTGGCCGTTAAGGGGAGCGGCGGGGAGCACCAGCCCCCCACTCTCGCCCAGCCCATATCTTCTGTTGCAGGCACAACAGCTGGGAGCCCGAGGAGAACATCCTTGATCCAAGACTCCTCCTGGCTTTCCAAAAGAAGTGAGCAAACGATAAATATTTCTAAGCGAACGATAAAGTCAATTAAGTTCTAATTGGCTGCGCGTGCGGTGGGAGTTGTGGCAACAACAGGCTGAGGCTCGCGGTGCCTTTTGTGGCACAGCCCTTTTGTTCATCTCCTGGAATCGCCGTTCAGGTCCACCTCGGACGGCTCTCCTGGGCTGGGGAAACACAAAGAATTTATGGCCCCGCTCACAATCTGGTTTTGTGCTGGTTGTACAATGGGACCAGCAAAGGCCTGAGACTCCCCGGTCACAGCCTTGCTGTACTTGTGGGGCAACTGCAGGCCCTGGGAAGGCAGATGGCACCTGGGTACTGCCAAAACAGTGAGCTTAGAGGGCACCAAAATGTGCTTCTGGAGAGCCTAGCTATGAGAGAGTGAGGAAGTAATGGGTGGGAGAAAATGGTGTCCTTGGTCAGGGGCAGGGCtactgcccagagctgagctgggaccAGCTTTTCTGCAGCACACCAGGAATCACACATGGAAGAGACTGCCctgtggagccaccatccctggaggtgttcaaaaaaacaccatttcaggacatggtttaatgggcaacactggtgttgggttgacagttggacttgatgatcttaaagatcttttccaaccttgattattctgtgattctatggaggTTAAAAAAAGTAGTCAGCTGGCTACAGtaagcacagcactgccaagtaTTTTGTCTCCATATTAATACAAATCATTAAAGTTTATGATAGGATTTAATTATAACTTGCTTCTGGATCCATTTTCTCAATGGAGCCTTGTGCTTAGTGCAGACAGCAGCAAGGCATTTCATCCACCCTATGTACCACAGCCCCACACTGTCCTTTTCAATCAGAGAGCTGCAAAATAGTGTTGTGACCTGAAATACTTCCAGTATCTCCACCTTGGGCTACGCgtggctgccagcctgggccACCATGTCCAGACCAAGAAGTGCAGCAGAAGTGAAACAAACCTAGCAAAGGAGAAACCTGTGGAGTTTCCAAGGAGTGTGTTGGCTTTTGCCCCAcacagcagctgggtgctgtgagcaGAGGGGAAGCTCAGTTGTGAGTGTCTAAGCTAGGGCAGAGTTGGGGTGGatgcttctgcttgcttttgtACCAGAAAAACTGCAAATCTTTCCATGAATGGGAAGAGTCACTGGTCCAGGATGGGTAATGCCATGCACGTCCAACTGCTGGAAGCTTCTTGTGGTGGGGATGCTTTTGTAGCAAGCAGTAATGCTGGCAGGGaaaggagagcagggttggGAACCCAGTCTCAGTTTACTCAGTGCAAGACAAGCAAGGAGTCactctcagcagggacattaCCAAACTCTGTGCCTGTCTGAAAAGCCTGTGACAGGCACCACTGGAACAAAGGGACTGGGAAGGTCCTGCACAGCAGAGGATTTTAGTTCTGTGAGTAGTTTGGTAAATAGGTTCCATCCATGCATGCAGGTCAGTCCCATGCTGTGTGCAAGAgagtttctctttcctttcaccTCTCCTTCAGTAATTGAGGGCAGgtacctgctgctgagccacctgggcaccctgatGTCCAGATACCTGTCCTTGATCTACAACCACAATTTTTATAACTCTTTCCTGTCCTTGATCTGCAGCCACAATTTTTATAACTCTTTCCCCACTTTGGAGTTCTTTTCCTCGCATTGCATCACATTTACAACCTGAGTGTTCCAGTGACCTGTGCTGGTCTCATGGAGTAAGTGGTCCAGGTACCACATGGGGGAGGTTGTGCTGCACAGGTTTCCATACAGTTCCTGGGGCTTTTTAACTGCACTGGAGGGTGATATACTTGTAGCAGCATGGGTTCAAGTGATGTGCTTGGAGCCTGTAAGTTCACGTGGTGGTAAGGGTTGAGGACACCTCCTAGCTGCTGCTCAGATGAGCTGAGCCTTCAGCATCCCAAGCAAGAGGGTTTTTAATgacagaagagagggagaatcagAGTAATtttggatgtttttttcttccctgcaaacAGTGTCTTTAATCATTGCTTTTTCAGGGAACACGAAAAAGAAGTACAGAATCggaagaggggcaagaggccCAGGGGCAGGCCCAGGAAACATGTGGTGAGTCCCAGTGGTGGTGGAACTCCAAGGTTACGATGGCACTGGAGGGACTGTGGCCTTGGAAGGCATCAGCATGTCTGTCCACAGCACAGGGTGTTGTGAATGCTTGACcttgggagggtggtgaggacaCAACAATGTCTGCAGACCCTGCATCAGGGGCTTTGAAGATTGCAgtgatggatgggtggatgagGATGCTTGTGAGGACACCTCTTCATTGCTGCTCTGGCAATGGCATAGGATATTGAAGCCTGCTCAGTTTTGTGCTGCACGCTCCCTAACTCATTTCATGACAAAGGATGAGGAGATCAGATAATGTGGAGAAGGAGCCCAAGTCTAAGGCACCTTGCCAGGCAGCGCTGCAGGATTTGCAATGCCCATGGTGGATCTTTGGTAATTTGTATTAACTcttttccctgtccctctccatTGCTTCCCAGGAACCAGAGATGCCTACAAAAACAGCTAAGTCAAGtagctcctcttcctccacatcttcctcttcctcctcctcggATGAAGAGGATGAAAGTGACCTGGAAGCAAAGAGAGGTCCTCGCAGCAGAGAGACTCACCCGGTACCGCAGAAGAAAGCTCAGATCCTGGTGGCAAAGCCTGAAATGAAAGACACTTCCAGGAAGAAGCGTGGGAGGAAACCTCTTCCCCcggagcagaaagcagctcgAAGGACGGTGAACCTGACAAAGGTGATGAAAACATCCCGGAAGGAGGTGGGTGGCAGTGCCAAGCTGATGGGGAAgatgcagccccagcacagctcgCAGGGCTCAGGCATGGCCATGCTGAAGGACTCACCAGGCGCCTTGGCTGGGCTCAGCTCAGGGGGTTCACCTGCAGAAAACCTGTCCAACATGATGAAGAGTGGCTCCACGAGCCCAAACCGGGCCCAGATCAGCTGGCAGAGCTCTATTGTGCACTACATGAACAGGAtgtcccaaagccagaactcaGCAGAGACCTctcccctgggcaggctggcgCTTAAGTCACAGGCATCCAGCAAGAGCAGCTTAGGCCTGGACTTAAAAATGAGGAACCAGAAAGGATCTGGGGAGCTTGGGCTGAGCACACAGGGACCCAAGACCACAAAGGCTCCTAACAGTGGTGCTGGAGGGGACCAAAAATCAGGATTTGCTGCAGGAGGCCAAATGCTGCACAATGGCAACAAGACACCAGCAAGCTCATCTGGGTCTGGCAACCAGCAGGCCTCCAGCCAGGAGCTGAACCTCCAAGCTCTAAACCTGCAGAGTGTCAAAAACGGGGTGAGCACAGCTGGCGGGAGCAGCCTCCCTCGGCACCTTTGCAGCGCCCTATCCAAAGGCTctggcagtggcacagcagcaagcacaggGGCTGGGGGCACAAAGGGCAGCACAGCGGCTGCCAGGTTGAATGCTGCCAGCGCCGGTGTGCGCTCAGGGGGGGACGGTGCCAAGAACGAGAAGCAGGCACACCAAGCAGGTGACAGGGACTTGGCCAAAAGTggcacagccagcacacaggAGGGGCACACAGCCACCGAGAACCGCAAGCGGTCTGCGCTCTCGGAAGTGAGCACAGGTGACGAGACCAGCTCCGATTCGGACCGGGATTCGGCGTCGTTCCCAGGCGTGGGTCAGAACATGTCTGTCTCTATCCAGACCAGCCAGGACTGGAAACCCACCCGCAGCCTGATCGAGCACGTCTTTGTCACCGATGTCACTGCCAACCTGATCACAGTGACGGTCAAGGAGTCTCCCACCAGCGTTGGGTTTTTCAACCTACGGCAATACTGAGCCCAGGAGCAtaaaggggagggagagggtcCTTCAGCCCCACCCTCAGCTTTGCCCAGCTCCTCCAccaggtttttctttcttcaagtGAACATGTGAGACCTGCTGGGACTTGTGTCCAGAGCAGCTTGGGAAAGGCACGGTGAAACCCGCTCAGAACTTCCAGCGGGCCGATGGatccctcccagcttctccctgtcCTCTCCGAGTCCAGTGCCCCAAAACTGGTACTGCCCCCTCCAGAGGCAGGgacaccagtgctgctgggggtgaCAGGCTGGCAAGTTTTGAGCCAGGCTTCACTGTATGCAGATTTCTTTGCTTTACACCTTGAAAGAGCAGGTGACAAGTTCTGTGAccctctggcagcaggcagaggcagtggAGGGCCAAGCTCCTATTTGGGAGAGGAAAAGTCAATCCTTTCCTTGGGGTCCCCAGAATCTGTTTGTGAGATGTGGGGAGCTGCAAGTCAATCCAAATGAGGCAGccagtgctcccagccctgggtggggggctgctggggaaTGGTTGCTGATTGGGGGTTTTTCAGGGTATGTCCAGCCcagccacccccctgggcaaggTCACTTCCAATGATGGTGAAGCCCTCATTTCTTTGTGCTTTCCAGCTGATAGCAAAATattgtttacattttttattatggaaaatcctttttttttttttttttttgagggaggGGAATAAACCCAGTCTAGGGAAGACTCAATCCTGGATGCCACTGATGAGATGGCCATCAAAGGTGCCTCTTTCAGAGCAAGGGGCTGCTGGCAATGGGTACCTCCTTgtttccctgggagggtcctgctctgggagccACTGGCTTCTTTGCAGAAGATATGACTATGAGAGGAAAGTTGAAGCCCAAATTGCTGTGCAGCCCAGGAGCCCAAAcgctgctcctctgccttgtCCCAGCATCACCAGCATCTCCCCAACCCGCTCAGCAGTTTGCAGGCACTTgcagggaccaagctgggcaatGTTGTTTTAAGTCTTGCAGAGCACATGAACCCTTCCAGCAGCAGGTAGGTTGGTACTTGGGCTGCCCAGTGTTTGTAGggtcagtgctgtgttcagctatACCACAGCACCAAGGCAGGCTGATCGAGCCCTCCCTGCTGGGAACCCAGCTAGAGCCAGACCTAGAGTGACCTGAATGCTCACTGGGTTTGACTTCTCCTGACCATCCGTGTTTCTCTCCAGCTGAAGGGCTCAAGCTGCTTGAGAACGCCTGCATGGGTGGTCTGAAGAAGCAGgaaggggcaggagaggagagggagatggGACACAGCTAGATAGTGGCAGCAGTACCttgggaggagctggagggcgTGTGGGAGCCCCTTTGCTTTCAACCTGCCAGCCTGTGCCATTCGCCAGGGGGTTCATTTTGGCTTGTAATTGCAACCCATAATGGCTTTTTTACAGAGGTCCCTTTCCCTGCTGTAGATTTCTCTTACAAGCCAAAATTAGCAGCAGTAGTTCAGGCAGAGTTTAGTAGCATTTGAGGTCATTTTAGCTCTGTTAATGCTGAACTCCTCGGGGGAGCTATGAAGCCTGCAGTCTGCCCAGCCTCAGTGCATGGTTTGGGCTGTCCCATCAGCATGGCTGCTCCGTGTGTGTGAACAGGCTCTGCTTCTGGAGTAGCTCCCTGCCAGGTGACAGACCTGGCACCTAGAGAAGCATctcactgccacaggcaggggcaCTCATAGTGTCATCACACACGGGGGTGTGGAGATAAATGGACCAAACTGGGCATGCAGGTACTTCTGCCCCCTCCAGTTATCAGTCTGCTGCAGTCATGTTTGCTGTTGCTGGCTGGGAAACTTCTCAGGGAGGATGAAGAGCTCATACTGGCTGCGTGTGCTCCTGGTTATTCAAAGAATGCATGGTCGCTCCctgagcttcagctgcagcaggtgccTGTGCTCCAGAGATGCTCTCCCTTAGCTTTGTATTTAATGCCCAGCCATGACTTTGGTATGTTGCAGAGCTGAGTGTGGCATCCTGCATGAGCCAACAACGTGCCCGTGAGCTGGGGCAGGTGAAGATGTATAGCTTGCCTTGCAGCAGGACCTGTGCAGGCTTCTCAGCCAGCTCCAGTTCTGCCCCAGTGTGGCCAGGCAGCCTTGAATGTCACCTTGTCATGGTGtcaggcagcctggggcagaggctttgcagagagctggggcagCCCCAATCTGCCGCTGGTCACCTGCCTCAGCAACGCACTGTGCATTGTTCTGCCAGGCAAAGAGccaagaggagaggagggaataCCCATGGAGGAGGTTCCCAAGAAAGGAGTTTCTGTTAAGCTCCACTGTGCCAAAATATCACGGTCTGTGCTGTTTACCTTCTAGTCTTTAGCTTTGCCAAATGAGCTACTGTTGCTTTGAACAGTCCAAGGAAACATTGGCCTGTTAGCAGAAACAGATGCTCCAGGCATGGTCTCTGCTGGATGTGCTTTTGTGCTGGGGATGCAAGCATCTTGGGGGAAGAATCAAGGAGTTTGGGAGCACCAGGGTAATGCTCTTCCTCACACACGCACCAAATGTTTGCTACTTGGCCTTTGCAAATCCAAACTGAAAGACAATGTGCCTTTCGGACCGTCCTTATCTCAGCCTTGTCTGTGACACCGGTCCCACCACAGGTTTGTGCCTATGCAAAGCAGGATGGTCACAGGGTCCTGAGGACAGCTGTCACACTGATGGGGTTGAGGTGCCCTGGTCCCTGGCAGGACACTCAGCTGTCATGCAGAaccctgctgcaggtgagggaTGCCCACAGAGGGGATGCCAACCGGGCAGGGATGGTCTTACCTCAACTGGACATGtctccaagaggaaaaaaagcatctgAGGATGCTGCAAGAAGGGGCTGGGCACCAAGTGTCCACAGAGGATGCAGGAGACTAGTTGTGTTAAtgggtgctgtgctggctgcacgCCAACTCCAGGgcagctgctccttccagagCCCCTGTCAAATTTCACACTTGTTTCTCCAGGCAGGGGCTTGCTTCTGCCTCCTGATGTGGGCTTGCACCCAGGGGAACTCAATGGTGAGCACTATCCTGCATCACCCACCCTTCTCAGGCATGTCCCCTCATGCTAGCAGCAGGACTCTGCTGTCACCACTTGCTATCGTGCCTTTTGCTCACCAGTTGGTTCAATTCCAAAGGTCTAAGGATGGTGAAAATGAtaatctagatttttttttttttgacctctgcctcctccttgtaTCTTTCCCCAACCCCTTCCTGACTTCATGGTTCAGGATCTGGgctctcccagcagcactgaggtgTCTGTGAGTGGTTCCTGTTGGAGTTTGCCTCTCAAAGGCACATTATGTGAGTGATTTACTGTAATTTTTTGTGGACAGGGGTTGAAAGCCGGTGCAGACCCTGTTTACCAGTCAGAACCATTAGCATTCATGGgctacctttttttctttttttttttgttttttgagtTTGAGTTTGCTGCTATAGGTTGGAGTTTTCAGCCATGTGCCCAACAGCCAATTAAAGGTTTGTCACTTGTCATTTTCTAAGGGGTTTCCGATGTGGAAAGTCCTGCAGTATTTGTATATTGAATGGATATTTTCTCCAGGCATAATCTGGTTAAGCATACTTGTTGTTTTCCAttggactggaagaggttgGGCCATTCAGCCATCTTCCCTAGAAACTTAgtctatttttatatatatattttgtaccaaaaaagaaagggaaaaaaaaaaggcaaatcacCAACTGGAATTCCCAAAGTGATGGGGATAGTTTAGGGGGGCTTGGTTTGGGTTGAGTTTCCAAGCAGGGTATGAAGGGCTTCAGAGCTGGTAAGGTTTTGTGTTCTTGGGGTGGCTGAAAACAAACAATTGTTCATGTAACTTGTGCCTGTCACTGGTCTGATTTGTATGTTTTAATTAAAGAGAGAGCCAAATCGTTCCTGTATGACACTTATAATTGCTTTAAACTAcagctgtttgtttgcttttattttcagagaaCAAAAGTTGGGAGATGTTATTACCCTGGGAAAGCGTTAAGGGCTTTGTGGAGCTGGATGGGCAGCCAGCCTGCCAAGCAATGGGGCTGGGGGGCTACACTCCCCACCCCCGCGGGGCCCCAGCCACCCTCCAGGCACCTCACTCACGTTTTGTGTGGTGGGTTCTAGTGTGGACCAACCGCCGCGGGgctgcttttaatttatttgcagGAAAACAGTAGGAAGCAGTCACGTcgggtgggtttggtttggttttttttttttttttgtgtgtgacttTTCCACTGCTCTTTTTTAGCAtatcaataaatattttttttaaacttttcagCCTGGTGTGGTCACTAATGGAGGAGGGACCCCTCCTCCCATACACGCCTTCCTGGGCACTGCCTAGTTCCCCCGCTCCTCGGGGCTGCCGATACTTTGTGAATCGCGTCCCCAACCACCATACCCCGAAAGGATATTCTGTCCCTACCCGGAGGTTACAGCAGGACCCCCGCGATGggtatggagaaggctgaggggaaccGGAGCCAGGTAACTACCTGCCCCCGAGGGTGCAGGCAAAACGCAGCCCTCTCTGAACCCTGGGCCCCGACACGTACCGAGGTACAATCGGGCTCCGCGGCGGGAGAGGGGTTCAAACGCTCCCAGCCCAGAAGCCCACCCGGCCGCCCTGCGCGGGGCTTCGCCGTCGGGAAGTAGCTGAGCTCTCTGCCCCGGCACTTGGAGTGGAGTTGGCGGCGGGGGGGTTGCGTGTGATGTGTATATGTCTGCCAGTCGCTCGCCCTCCCGTgtccccctctccctccacccccctccaccccacccGTCCCGGCGGGGCCCCGCCGTGGCCCGTGTGAAAGGTTTCCCCCTCCCCGCGGAGCCAGGGGTGAAAGCCGCCATTGTGCGGCCCTTTCTCCCGCTTCTCCTTGACACTCATTTTCCGCGCCCAGGCGCTGACAGCTCCCATAATGCGGGGTCCGCGCCTTTCACCCGGCCGAGCAGAAAAAGGAGGTTAATGAGGacatggctttaaaaaaaaaaaacaaaaccacaccaaaaacaccaccaccaccccccaaccccCGCTGTCCTCCGCCTGCACGCCCCGGGGGGAGATTTTAATCCAAAAGCCGCCGCGCCCCGGCCCGCCCCCCCCCACACCGCGCTGCCCGCCCCGTCGGAAACAGGGAACGGCGGCCCCAGAGCCGAGACCGGTACTCAGGAGGCAAAGCGTCAGCTCCGGGGCTGCTCCGGCAGCGGAACTGCACACGTCGGCCAGTCTGGGCGCAGCAGGACTCCCGCAGGGTAGAGTCCCGACTCTCCCCGTGGGCAGCCCAGACTCGTCCCGCCCCGTCAGGTACTGGTCCCGCACAGCCGCGGCTCCCGGAGGCGATGGGAATGTGAAGGGAGGGATGCGGGGCCGCCCACCCTTGCGGGGCCCCACCACTCACCCCACGATGCTCCagctcccccttcccccttgccCCAAGGTCACAAATGGAAGACAGAGACATTtctatttacaaagtatatatTTAAACTCACATAAAAAGCAGGTCTCATGGACATTCACGGCTGGCAGAAGACACGTAGTTAAGCTTCACTTCTGAGACTGAGATTTAGCCAAATCTTGGTTTTGTACAAGTCTTAGATTTAAATtaattcacacacacaccccccacgcACACACACTCAGTATATACGTTgctatatacatacacacatatacaccCACATGTATGTCTTGCTCCATATAGGTATGTGGCAGGACACACACAGATACACAGGGC
The Indicator indicator isolate 239-I01 chromosome 29, UM_Iind_1.1, whole genome shotgun sequence genome window above contains:
- the CBX2 gene encoding chromobox protein homolog 2, translated to MEELSSVGEQVFAAECILSKRLRKGKLEYLVKWRGWSSKHNSWEPEENILDPRLLLAFQKKEHEKEVQNRKRGKRPRGRPRKHVEPEMPTKTAKSSSSSSSTSSSSSSSDEEDESDLEAKRGPRSRETHPVPQKKAQILVAKPEMKDTSRKKRGRKPLPPEQKAARRTVNLTKVMKTSRKEVGGSAKLMGKMQPQHSSQGSGMAMLKDSPGALAGLSSGGSPAENLSNMMKSGSTSPNRAQISWQSSIVHYMNRMSQSQNSAETSPLGRLALKSQASSKSSLGLDLKMRNQKGSGELGLSTQGPKTTKAPNSGAGGDQKSGFAAGGQMLHNGNKTPASSSGSGNQQASSQELNLQALNLQSVKNGVSTAGGSSLPRHLCSALSKGSGSGTAASTGAGGTKGSTAAARLNAASAGVRSGGDGAKNEKQAHQAGDRDLAKSGTASTQEGHTATENRKRSALSEVSTGDETSSDSDRDSASFPGVGQNMSVSIQTSQDWKPTRSLIEHVFVTDVTANLITVTVKESPTSVGFFNLRQY